In Anser cygnoides isolate HZ-2024a breed goose chromosome 14, Taihu_goose_T2T_genome, whole genome shotgun sequence, one genomic interval encodes:
- the LOC106032874 gene encoding serine protease inhibitor Kazal-type 5-like isoform X2: MKIEGASVVLALAFFCFFSDVASQASIKDECVKIWSLLRSGKFSCPTNKQPINGPDGKRDLNKCLMCQRLLERDSKNKGSGGEVNRDVSSGEDECREFRDLFKKGKLSCTRENDPVRDSSGKQHSNKCIMCAEKFKRENEQKATTTRGRKDKDDCSEYRSQFEAGGRLSCTRENDPVRDSSGKQHTNKCLMCAEKFKKEAQRGGQSGGTAQRNKPLTAECANQKSCSGSGSQQGMNNRRPFSTNRGPQGNSAQSGGDCSPAPGRPGQRGGPDTYQPLDCDRILHGVKGGRIFCNKSSQPVCGTDGKTYKNECDLCSAAMRASVYITVNYRGECRNSVPEMK; the protein is encoded by the exons ATGAAAATAGAAGGTGCCTCGGTGGTCCTTGCTCTggcatttttctgcttcttctcag atgTTGCCAGCCAAGCTTCGATTAAG GATGAGTGCGTGAAAATTTGGTCCCTCCTTCGCAGCGGCAAGTTTTCCTGCCCCACCAACAAGCAGCCCATCAACGGCCCGGATGGCAAGAGGGACCTCAACAAGTGCCTGATGTGCCAGAGACTGCT GGAAAGAGACTCAAAAAACAAAGGGAGTGGTGGAGAAGTGAACAGGGACGTGAGCTCCGGAGAG GATGAGTGCCGGGAGTTTCGGGATCTGTTCAAGAAAGGGAAACTTTCTTGTACAAGAGAGAATGACCCTGTGCGGGATTCCTCGGGGAAGCAGCACAGCAATAAGTGCATCATGTGTGCAGAGAAGTT CAAAAGGGAGAATGAGCAGAAAGCAACTACaaccagaggaagaaaagataag GATGACTGCAGTGAGTATCGCTCCCAGTTCGAGGCCGGAGGAcggctgtcctgcacacgggAGAACGACCCTGTTCGGGATTCCTCTGGCAAGCAGCACACCAACAAGTGTCTCATGTGTGCAGAGAAGTT CAAAAAAGAAGCCCAAAGAGGAGGCCAGTCTGGTGGAACTGCCCAGCGCAACAAACCGCTCACTGCAGAATGTGCAAACCAG AAGAGCTGCAGTGGCTCAGGGTCTCAGCAGGGCATGAACAACAGACGGCCCTTCTCCACGAACAGAGG CCCGCAAGGAAACTCGGCCCAGAGCGGTGGGGACTGCAGCCCGGCGCCTGGCCGCCCAGGACAGCGCGGAGGCCCTGACACCTACCAGCCG ctGGACTGTGATCGAATTCTGCACGGGGTAAAGGGTGGAAGGATTTTCTGCAACAAATCCTCACAACCCGTCTGTGGCACTGATgggaaaacatacaaaaatgaaTGTGACTTGTGTTCAGCTGCCAT GAGAGCGTCAGTCTACATCACAGTAAACTATCGAGGTGAATGCCGAAACTCTGTCCCTGAAATG aagtaa
- the LOC106032874 gene encoding serine protease inhibitor Kazal-type 5-like isoform X1, translating into MKIEGASVVLALAFFCFFSDVASQASIKDLDGLRGNPPLTALFRTFQDECVKIWSLLRSGKFSCPTNKQPINGPDGKRDLNKCLMCQRLLERDSKNKGSGGEVNRDVSSGEDECREFRDLFKKGKLSCTRENDPVRDSSGKQHSNKCIMCAEKFKRENEQKATTTRGRKDKDDCSEYRSQFEAGGRLSCTRENDPVRDSSGKQHTNKCLMCAEKFKKEAQRGGQSGGTAQRNKPLTAECANQKSCSGSGSQQGMNNRRPFSTNRGPQGNSAQSGGDCSPAPGRPGQRGGPDTYQPLDCDRILHGVKGGRIFCNKSSQPVCGTDGKTYKNECDLCSAAMRASVYITVNYRGECRNSVPEMK; encoded by the exons ATGAAAATAGAAGGTGCCTCGGTGGTCCTTGCTCTggcatttttctgcttcttctcag atgTTGCCAGCCAAGCTTCGATTAAG GATCTCGATGGCCTCCGAGGGAACCCTCCGCTGACTGCCCTCTTCCGCACGTTTCAGGATGAGTGCGTGAAAATTTGGTCCCTCCTTCGCAGCGGCAAGTTTTCCTGCCCCACCAACAAGCAGCCCATCAACGGCCCGGATGGCAAGAGGGACCTCAACAAGTGCCTGATGTGCCAGAGACTGCT GGAAAGAGACTCAAAAAACAAAGGGAGTGGTGGAGAAGTGAACAGGGACGTGAGCTCCGGAGAG GATGAGTGCCGGGAGTTTCGGGATCTGTTCAAGAAAGGGAAACTTTCTTGTACAAGAGAGAATGACCCTGTGCGGGATTCCTCGGGGAAGCAGCACAGCAATAAGTGCATCATGTGTGCAGAGAAGTT CAAAAGGGAGAATGAGCAGAAAGCAACTACaaccagaggaagaaaagataag GATGACTGCAGTGAGTATCGCTCCCAGTTCGAGGCCGGAGGAcggctgtcctgcacacgggAGAACGACCCTGTTCGGGATTCCTCTGGCAAGCAGCACACCAACAAGTGTCTCATGTGTGCAGAGAAGTT CAAAAAAGAAGCCCAAAGAGGAGGCCAGTCTGGTGGAACTGCCCAGCGCAACAAACCGCTCACTGCAGAATGTGCAAACCAG AAGAGCTGCAGTGGCTCAGGGTCTCAGCAGGGCATGAACAACAGACGGCCCTTCTCCACGAACAGAGG CCCGCAAGGAAACTCGGCCCAGAGCGGTGGGGACTGCAGCCCGGCGCCTGGCCGCCCAGGACAGCGCGGAGGCCCTGACACCTACCAGCCG ctGGACTGTGATCGAATTCTGCACGGGGTAAAGGGTGGAAGGATTTTCTGCAACAAATCCTCACAACCCGTCTGTGGCACTGATgggaaaacatacaaaaatgaaTGTGACTTGTGTTCAGCTGCCAT GAGAGCGTCAGTCTACATCACAGTAAACTATCGAGGTGAATGCCGAAACTCTGTCCCTGAAATG aagtaa
- the LOC106032874 gene encoding serine protease inhibitor Kazal-type 5-like isoform X3, whose protein sequence is MKIEGASVVLALAFFCFFSDVASQASIKDLDGLRGNPPLTALFRTFQDECVKIWSLLRSGKFSCPTNKQPINGPDGKRDLNKCLMCQRLLERDSKNKGSGGEVNRDVSSGEDECREFRDLFKKGKLSCTRENDPVRDSSGKQHSNKCIMCAEKFKRENEQKATTTRGRKDKDDCSEYRSQFEAGGRLSCTRENDPVRDSSGKQHTNKCLMCAEKFKKEAQRGGQSGGTAQRNKPLTAECANQKSCSGSGSQQGMNNRRPFSTNRGPQGNSAQSGGDCSPAPGRPGQRGGPDTYQPK, encoded by the exons ATGAAAATAGAAGGTGCCTCGGTGGTCCTTGCTCTggcatttttctgcttcttctcag atgTTGCCAGCCAAGCTTCGATTAAG GATCTCGATGGCCTCCGAGGGAACCCTCCGCTGACTGCCCTCTTCCGCACGTTTCAGGATGAGTGCGTGAAAATTTGGTCCCTCCTTCGCAGCGGCAAGTTTTCCTGCCCCACCAACAAGCAGCCCATCAACGGCCCGGATGGCAAGAGGGACCTCAACAAGTGCCTGATGTGCCAGAGACTGCT GGAAAGAGACTCAAAAAACAAAGGGAGTGGTGGAGAAGTGAACAGGGACGTGAGCTCCGGAGAG GATGAGTGCCGGGAGTTTCGGGATCTGTTCAAGAAAGGGAAACTTTCTTGTACAAGAGAGAATGACCCTGTGCGGGATTCCTCGGGGAAGCAGCACAGCAATAAGTGCATCATGTGTGCAGAGAAGTT CAAAAGGGAGAATGAGCAGAAAGCAACTACaaccagaggaagaaaagataag GATGACTGCAGTGAGTATCGCTCCCAGTTCGAGGCCGGAGGAcggctgtcctgcacacgggAGAACGACCCTGTTCGGGATTCCTCTGGCAAGCAGCACACCAACAAGTGTCTCATGTGTGCAGAGAAGTT CAAAAAAGAAGCCCAAAGAGGAGGCCAGTCTGGTGGAACTGCCCAGCGCAACAAACCGCTCACTGCAGAATGTGCAAACCAG AAGAGCTGCAGTGGCTCAGGGTCTCAGCAGGGCATGAACAACAGACGGCCCTTCTCCACGAACAGAGG CCCGCAAGGAAACTCGGCCCAGAGCGGTGGGGACTGCAGCCCGGCGCCTGGCCGCCCAGGACAGCGCGGAGGCCCTGACACCTACCAGCCG aagtaa